A single region of the Pontimicrobium sp. SW4 genome encodes:
- a CDS encoding YbbR-like domain-containing protein — MRLFKQNILSYFKSKRLNVFLLFIVLAFLFSVLSKLSQRYTHSFVFKINAINVPEDHVVLSDSTNVMTIALTTYGFRHIKYYLRNPEIDVDFSNLDKTKTHYKWIESNEISKIINQFATNITVENITPDTIAFRYDVNSVKMVPVKLVSNIKFSAGYDVINAYQLEPDSIKIIGPKLITDSISEIKTKSLNLENINADINHIIELNLPKNSKEIKVSKSTVEVKGKVEKFTEGTIEVPVNVINVPENIKINFYPKTVPVIFYTSLSNFKSISSSSFLVQCDFNTIKENNTHLVPSIVNQPNKIKSAKLNVKQIEFIIVN, encoded by the coding sequence ATGAGACTATTTAAGCAAAATATTCTATCATATTTTAAAAGTAAGAGACTTAACGTGTTTTTGCTTTTTATTGTATTAGCTTTTTTGTTTTCTGTATTGTCAAAGCTTTCTCAGCGATACACGCATAGTTTTGTATTTAAAATAAATGCTATTAATGTTCCTGAAGATCATGTTGTTTTAAGTGATTCGACTAATGTTATGACTATTGCTTTAACAACGTATGGTTTTAGGCATATTAAGTATTATTTAAGAAACCCAGAAATTGATGTAGACTTTAGTAATTTAGATAAGACAAAAACCCATTATAAATGGATTGAATCGAATGAGATATCAAAAATAATCAATCAATTTGCCACAAATATCACTGTAGAAAATATAACACCCGATACAATAGCTTTTCGGTATGATGTAAATTCTGTAAAAATGGTGCCAGTGAAATTAGTGTCAAATATTAAATTTTCTGCTGGATACGATGTTATTAATGCGTATCAATTAGAACCAGATTCAATTAAAATAATTGGTCCAAAATTAATCACAGATTCAATTTCAGAAATTAAAACAAAATCGCTTAATTTAGAAAATATCAATGCAGACATTAACCATATTATTGAATTAAATTTGCCAAAAAATAGTAAAGAGATAAAAGTTTCTAAAAGTACCGTTGAAGTAAAAGGGAAAGTTGAAAAATTTACCGAAGGTACTATTGAAGTGCCTGTTAATGTTATAAATGTTCCAGAAAATATAAAGATAAATTTTTATCCAAAGACAGTTCCAGTAATTTTTTATACTAGTTTAAGTAATTTTAAATCTATTTCTTCAAGTAGTTTTTTGGTACAATGCGATTTCAATACCATTAAAGAAAACAATACACATTTAGTTCCTAGTATAGTAAATCAACCAAATAAAATTAAATCTGCTAAATTAAATGTAAAGCAAATTGAATTTATAATCGTCAATTAA
- the coaE gene encoding dephospho-CoA kinase (Dephospho-CoA kinase (CoaE) performs the final step in coenzyme A biosynthesis.), which translates to MSKIIGLTGGIGSGKTTVANMFFELGVPIYIADVEAKKLMNRSKIIKRKLIKLFGEEAYLDDKLNKPFIAEKIFSNKKMLEKMNAIIHPKVATHFKRWVTKQKTPYIIKEAAILFENNNYLHCTAVILVVADKETRIQRVIKRDNSSKEQINAIIDNQWSDEKKIRLSQFVIYNNTLLDTRNQVEKIHEKILTTICEI; encoded by the coding sequence ATGAGCAAAATTATAGGATTAACTGGAGGAATAGGAAGTGGAAAAACAACAGTTGCAAATATGTTTTTCGAGCTAGGTGTACCCATATATATTGCAGATGTTGAAGCTAAGAAGCTAATGAACAGGTCCAAAATAATTAAAAGGAAACTCATAAAATTATTTGGAGAAGAAGCATACTTAGATGATAAATTAAACAAGCCCTTTATTGCCGAAAAAATATTCAGTAATAAGAAAATGCTTGAAAAAATGAATGCTATTATTCATCCAAAAGTAGCTACTCATTTTAAACGTTGGGTTACCAAACAAAAGACACCATATATTATTAAGGAAGCAGCCATTCTGTTCGAAAATAATAATTATTTGCACTGTACTGCTGTGATATTAGTTGTAGCAGATAAGGAGACTAGAATTCAACGCGTGATTAAAAGAGATAACTCATCTAAAGAGCAAATAAACGCAATAATTGATAACCAATGGAGTGATGAAAAAAAAATAAGATTATCTCAATTTGTTATTTATAATAATACATTACTTGATACTAGAAATCAGGTAGAAAAAATTCACGAAAAGATACTCACTACCATTTGTGAAATCTAA
- a CDS encoding HAMP domain-containing sensor histidine kinase yields MLVILMSLSLVGIIFVQAYFINNTFKNEEEQFTFNVKKALTYTSDKVVELEYDKYVNELKKLLAKGTVPDSTDLRTILVYKQNDNTNQIEIYDTGVLEERFTLFDIGLGLDSSTISRFTGYSTRKVFNNIDMDSDLPITPTKTTKSIYSLNKLQMSAFETQYREEAQNTPIHLRVSKNTIRELLSKKLLENNIDIDFEFSIYHKDLATKVQSNNFELQQAKLGVPIFLDNNDESEYTLYINFPDRNKFILSSIVGMALLAIIFTVIIIIAYASALFQLIKQRQISQIKTDFINNMTHEFKTPIATINLALDAIRNPKIIGDEDKVKRYLGMIKDENKRMHAQVENVLRISKLEKNELNISKERVKLHDIINDAAMHIELIVEDRNGYVKTHLDAINCDVLANETHFTNVIVNILDNAVKYSNDEPKIDIYTENVGNNILLKIQDQGNGMSKSVQKRVFEKFYREHTGDVHNVKGHGLGLSYVKRIVEDHQGHVSVESEKGKGSTFIIKLPLIS; encoded by the coding sequence TTGTTGGTAATATTAATGAGTTTGTCGCTTGTTGGAATTATTTTTGTACAAGCTTATTTTATTAATAATACGTTTAAAAATGAAGAAGAGCAGTTTACGTTTAATGTAAAAAAGGCGCTTACTTACACATCCGATAAAGTTGTTGAGTTAGAATACGATAAGTATGTAAATGAGCTAAAAAAGTTATTAGCCAAAGGTACAGTACCCGATTCAACCGATTTAAGAACAATTTTGGTTTATAAGCAAAATGATAACACCAACCAAATTGAAATATATGACACAGGTGTTTTAGAAGAAAGATTTACGCTCTTTGACATAGGTTTAGGTTTAGATAGTTCTACTATTAGTAGGTTTACAGGTTATTCTACCAGAAAGGTATTTAATAATATCGATATGGATAGTGATTTGCCAATTACACCTACGAAAACTACAAAAAGTATTTATTCTTTAAATAAGCTTCAAATGTCAGCTTTTGAAACGCAATATAGAGAAGAAGCTCAAAACACACCAATTCACTTACGAGTATCAAAAAATACAATAAGAGAGTTACTTAGCAAGAAACTATTAGAAAATAATATTGATATAGATTTTGAATTTTCTATTTATCATAAAGACTTAGCTACAAAAGTACAGTCCAATAATTTTGAATTACAACAAGCTAAATTAGGAGTGCCTATTTTTTTAGACAATAATGATGAAAGTGAATATACTTTATATATTAATTTTCCGGATAGAAATAAATTCATTTTATCCTCAATAGTAGGAATGGCATTACTAGCAATAATATTTACAGTCATCATTATTATTGCGTATGCAAGTGCATTATTTCAATTAATAAAGCAACGTCAAATTTCACAAATAAAGACCGATTTTATTAATAACATGACGCATGAGTTTAAAACGCCAATAGCAACAATAAACTTAGCATTAGATGCGATACGAAATCCAAAAATTATTGGAGATGAAGACAAGGTAAAGCGATATCTTGGAATGATAAAGGATGAAAATAAACGTATGCATGCGCAAGTTGAAAATGTACTTAGAATATCTAAACTTGAAAAGAACGAACTTAATATTAGTAAAGAAAGAGTTAAGCTTCATGACATAATAAATGATGCAGCAATGCACATTGAACTAATTGTGGAGGATAGGAACGGTTACGTAAAAACACATTTAGATGCTATAAATTGTGACGTGTTAGCCAATGAAACACACTTTACTAACGTTATAGTAAATATATTAGACAATGCTGTAAAGTATTCTAATGATGAACCTAAAATAGATATATATACCGAAAATGTTGGAAACAACATTTTATTAAAAATACAAGATCAAGGTAACGGAATGTCAAAATCCGTCCAAAAGAGGGTGTTCGAAAAATTTTATAGAGAACACACTGGTGATGTACATAATGTAAAAGGCCATGGATTAGGTCTTTCTTATGTTAAAAGAATTGTTGAAGACCATCAAGGTCACGTATCAGTAGAAAGTGAAAAAGGAAAAGGTAGTACCTTTATTATTAAGCTACCATTAATATCATAA
- a CDS encoding ion transporter, with the protein MTENKKNTNWRHKLHEVLYEADTTLGKLFNMVLLITILASIVLVMLESVSSFDAKYHTFLNISEWVITILFSIEYIARVIAVKKPLKYITSFYGIIDLLSTIPKYVSLIFVGSHSLIALRALRLMRIFRILKLARYIGESTNFVRALKASRAKIVVFLSFVLIICIILGTVMYLVESGQDSGFTSIPRSVYWAIVTLTTVGYGNIAPVTALGQFIAAIIMIMGYGIIAVPTGIVSSEMTKTPKKDIHVNTQACPNCLAEKHKDNAEYCYNCGEVLNED; encoded by the coding sequence TTGACAGAAAATAAAAAAAATACCAACTGGAGGCATAAACTTCATGAAGTTCTATATGAAGCAGATACAACATTAGGTAAGTTATTCAATATGGTTTTGCTTATAACAATACTTGCAAGTATTGTTCTAGTAATGCTCGAAAGTGTAAGTAGTTTTGATGCTAAATATCATACTTTTCTTAATATTTCAGAATGGGTTATTACAATTTTATTTTCTATAGAATACATAGCAAGAGTAATCGCCGTAAAAAAACCTTTAAAATATATTACTAGTTTTTATGGCATTATTGATTTATTATCAACCATACCAAAATATGTGTCACTAATTTTTGTTGGTTCTCATTCTTTAATTGCTTTAAGAGCATTACGCTTAATGCGAATTTTTAGAATTTTAAAACTAGCACGCTACATAGGTGAATCTACCAATTTTGTTAGAGCCTTAAAAGCAAGTCGTGCAAAAATTGTGGTATTTCTTTCATTTGTATTAATAATATGTATAATACTAGGTACCGTAATGTATTTGGTAGAAAGTGGGCAAGACAGTGGTTTTACAAGCATACCAAGAAGTGTATATTGGGCTATTGTAACCCTAACAACCGTAGGATATGGTAATATTGCTCCTGTTACTGCTCTTGGACAGTTTATAGCTGCAATAATTATGATTATGGGTTATGGAATAATTGCTGTTCCAACTGGAATAGTCTCTTCAGAAATGACAAAAACCCCAAAAAAAGATATACATGTTAATACACAAGCATGCCCTAATTGCTTAGCCGAAAAACATAAAGACAATGCTGAATATTGCTATAATTGTGGTGAAGTTCTAAATGAAGACTAA
- a CDS encoding response regulator transcription factor, which translates to MEEQNKKILLVEDDPNFGTVLKDYLNMNDYDVVHAKNGMEGFEKFKKDDYDLCILDVMMPYKDGFTLAKEIREKNTDVPIIFLTAKAMKEDVLKGYKVGADDYLNKPFDSEVLLMKIKAIMQRKATDSVADSKQFEFEIGNFHLNSKLRFLRYKGGEPVKLSPKENELLRLLALHENDLMPRELALTKIWRDDNYFTSRSMDVYIAKLRKYLKVDENVEILNIHGEGFRLVVNQKA; encoded by the coding sequence ATGGAAGAGCAAAACAAGAAAATACTTTTAGTTGAAGATGATCCAAATTTTGGAACTGTATTAAAAGACTATTTAAACATGAACGATTATGATGTTGTTCATGCTAAAAATGGTATGGAAGGATTTGAGAAATTTAAAAAAGATGATTACGATTTATGCATTCTTGATGTCATGATGCCATATAAAGATGGCTTTACATTGGCTAAGGAAATTCGTGAAAAGAATACCGATGTTCCAATTATTTTCTTGACTGCAAAGGCTATGAAAGAAGATGTTTTAAAAGGTTATAAAGTTGGAGCAGACGACTATTTAAATAAACCCTTTGATAGTGAAGTACTATTAATGAAAATTAAAGCTATTATGCAACGTAAAGCTACTGATAGTGTTGCAGATAGTAAACAATTTGAATTTGAAATAGGTAATTTTCATTTAAACTCAAAGCTTCGTTTTTTACGATATAAAGGAGGAGAACCAGTTAAATTATCACCAAAGGAAAATGAGCTTTTACGTTTATTAGCTTTACATGAAAATGATTTAATGCCACGTGAACTTGCTTTAACTAAAATATGGCGAGACGATAATTATTTCACATCAAGAAGTATGGATGTATATATTGCTAAGCTACGTAAGTACTTAAAAGTTGACGAAAATGTTGAAATTTTAAATATTCATGGAGAAGGCTTTAGATTAGTAGTCAACCAAAAAGCTTAA
- a CDS encoding DUF3857 domain-containing protein gives MKAIINLLSLIFILQINAQSDFNSSSIKVTLGDLQTNVYANDTTANALVLFEKGNSYVHRETYNLITEIEKKVKILDKDGENESTVEIYLYNSDDKRREEKVSKIIAKTHNLENGQIRETAIRGSEVFREVYDKNYTIVKFTLPKISSGSVITYSYKLESPFMFNYKEWKFQEDIPKLYSQYNTSIPGNYEYGIKLVGVLKLDKNESVIEKKCLSANPNSSGISLTNTGTADCTNTIYAMKNIPAFIEEDYMTSSKNYLSKIDYELKKTTSFTGVVDRITKTWKDVDKELKSHPSLGKQFNRTSHVKDLLNSSITKEKDKLTKAKNIYNFVQENYTWNEKYLTFKEASIKDIVKNKSGNVSQVNLLLHNLLTANDIESTPVLLSTRENGFATTLYPVLSDFNYLITQVTIDGIHYLLDATDEYLNFGQLPFRCLNDYGRLLTLKKGSSWIDIVSINSSIIQYQVDLKFDENNVLNGTINSRYSDYFALSKKKDYFSNPESYLENFENNHVEMEVIKHEVKNKSINNDKFEESFQIQYPDLETTSETFYLNPFIDTFISTNPFKLQDRTYPIDFGYRMAYMYNFQLDLGDSYELAELPKSKKMSLPEDTGNYTFAISRQDNKINISLKINLKKTRYPVGYYISLKQFMSNIVNTQTKTLLTLKKK, from the coding sequence ATGAAAGCAATAATTAACCTACTAAGTTTAATTTTTATTTTACAGATAAATGCCCAAAGTGATTTTAATTCATCTAGTATAAAAGTTACATTAGGGGATTTGCAAACAAATGTTTATGCTAATGATACAACTGCAAACGCTTTGGTTCTTTTTGAAAAAGGGAATAGCTATGTTCATAGAGAAACTTATAACTTAATAACTGAAATTGAAAAAAAAGTAAAAATCCTTGATAAAGATGGCGAAAATGAGTCTACTGTTGAAATATATTTATACAATAGTGATGATAAAAGGCGAGAGGAAAAAGTCTCCAAAATAATTGCTAAAACTCATAATTTGGAGAATGGGCAAATTAGAGAAACAGCCATTAGAGGTAGTGAGGTTTTTAGAGAAGTTTATGATAAGAATTATACTATAGTAAAATTTACATTACCAAAAATTAGTTCTGGAAGCGTAATTACATATAGTTATAAACTAGAATCTCCTTTTATGTTTAATTACAAAGAATGGAAATTTCAGGAAGATATACCAAAACTATATAGTCAATATAATACCAGCATTCCAGGGAATTATGAATATGGTATCAAACTAGTTGGTGTATTAAAATTAGACAAAAATGAGAGTGTTATAGAAAAGAAATGTTTGTCGGCTAATCCAAATTCAAGTGGGATTTCTCTAACAAATACAGGAACTGCAGATTGTACAAATACAATTTATGCAATGAAAAATATTCCTGCTTTTATCGAGGAAGATTATATGACATCAAGTAAAAATTACTTATCTAAAATTGACTACGAACTAAAAAAAACAACAAGTTTTACTGGCGTTGTAGATAGAATAACTAAGACATGGAAGGATGTTGATAAAGAATTGAAATCCCATCCAAGCCTTGGAAAACAATTTAATAGAACAAGCCATGTAAAAGACTTACTAAATTCTTCAATAACTAAAGAAAAGGATAAGTTAACTAAAGCAAAAAATATCTATAATTTTGTTCAAGAAAATTACACTTGGAACGAAAAGTACTTAACATTTAAAGAAGCATCTATTAAAGATATTGTAAAGAATAAATCGGGAAATGTATCACAAGTAAATTTACTATTGCACAATTTACTTACTGCAAATGATATAGAATCTACTCCTGTATTATTGTCAACAAGAGAAAATGGATTTGCAACAACACTTTACCCAGTGTTGTCTGATTTTAACTATTTAATAACTCAAGTAACTATAGATGGTATTCATTACTTATTAGATGCAACAGATGAGTATCTAAACTTTGGGCAATTACCCTTCAGGTGTTTAAATGACTACGGTAGACTATTAACTTTAAAAAAAGGTAGTTCGTGGATTGATATAGTTAGTATTAACTCTTCAATAATTCAATATCAAGTAGATTTAAAATTTGATGAGAACAACGTATTAAATGGCACTATTAACTCTAGGTATAGTGATTATTTTGCTCTAAGCAAGAAAAAAGACTATTTCTCTAACCCTGAAAGCTATTTAGAAAATTTTGAAAACAATCATGTAGAAATGGAAGTTATTAAACATGAGGTAAAAAATAAATCTATTAATAATGATAAATTTGAAGAATCATTTCAAATTCAATACCCAGATCTAGAGACAACTTCTGAAACCTTTTATTTAAACCCTTTTATAGATACATTTATATCTACTAATCCATTTAAATTACAAGACAGAACCTACCCAATTGATTTTGGCTACAGAATGGCATATATGTACAATTTTCAATTGGATTTAGGTGATTCATATGAATTAGCAGAACTTCCGAAAAGCAAAAAAATGAGTTTACCGGAAGATACGGGAAATTATACTTTTGCAATTAGTAGACAAGATAACAAGATAAATATATCATTAAAAATAAACCTTAAAAAAACGAGATATCCGGTTGGTTATTACATATCATTAAAGCAATTTATGAGTAATATTGTAAATACTCAAACCAAAACACTATTAACACTAAAAAAGAAATAG
- the miaA gene encoding tRNA (adenosine(37)-N6)-dimethylallyltransferase MiaA translates to MKTNYLISIVGPTAIGKTSLSIMLAKHYNTEIISADSRQFFEEMQIGTAAPTQEELCQVKHHFIHHKSIKDSYSVGAFEKNAIECLNELFKKHNIVIMVGGSGLYVDAITKGLDHFPSVDPKIRKRLNIELKSSGIESLQKQLKELDIKAYNSIAIDNPHRIIRALEICIGTEKPYSSFLNKEKTPRNFKTISVGLLADRNIIYERINKRVDIMMNSGLLDEVKSLENYQHLNALNTVGYKELFKYLNGEWDLEFAVSEIKKNTRRFAKRQLTWFKKNEETLWFDYQSNIDYIISQIQNQIDVL, encoded by the coding sequence ATGAAGACTAACTATTTAATTTCTATAGTCGGTCCAACTGCAATTGGGAAAACATCTCTAAGCATTATGCTTGCAAAGCATTATAATACAGAAATCATTTCGGCAGATTCTAGACAGTTTTTTGAAGAAATGCAAATTGGTACTGCTGCACCAACTCAAGAAGAACTCTGTCAAGTTAAACATCATTTTATTCATCATAAATCTATAAAAGACAGCTACAGTGTTGGTGCTTTTGAAAAAAATGCTATAGAGTGTTTAAATGAGCTTTTCAAAAAACATAACATCGTTATTATGGTTGGAGGCTCTGGATTATATGTAGATGCTATTACTAAAGGTCTAGACCACTTTCCAAGTGTTGATCCAAAAATTAGGAAACGTCTTAACATTGAATTGAAATCAAGTGGAATCGAGAGCCTTCAAAAACAATTAAAAGAATTAGATATCAAGGCGTATAACTCTATAGCTATAGATAATCCTCATCGTATTATTAGAGCACTAGAGATTTGTATTGGTACAGAAAAACCCTATTCTTCATTTTTAAACAAAGAAAAAACACCACGCAATTTTAAAACCATATCTGTTGGCTTATTGGCAGATAGAAACATTATTTATGAACGTATTAATAAGCGAGTGGATATAATGATGAATAGTGGTTTATTAGATGAAGTAAAAAGTCTTGAAAATTACCAACATTTAAATGCGCTAAATACTGTTGGTTATAAAGAATTATTTAAATATTTAAATGGTGAATGGGATTTAGAATTTGCTGTTTCTGAAATTAAAAAAAATACAAGACGTTTTGCAAAACGACAACTAACTTGGTTTAAAAAAAATGAAGAGACTCTTTGGTTTGATTACCAATCTAATATTGATTATATTATTAGTCAAATACAAAATCAAATTGACGTCTTATGA
- a CDS encoding nuclear transport factor 2 family protein, which translates to MKTLKSFIILICIGFTLQIQAQNNKCLNEINNQVWSNFTKAFETFDHELFGSLHSEELVRVGGNSKLLRNKTDYINGYANRWTNSKSPQTISFRFLERICNDNKASERGIYKLTVNYGLPNEQSYYGKFHVIMIKEANQWKLLVDYDSNESNTITKQSYQNAFVIDDFEKY; encoded by the coding sequence ATGAAAACTTTAAAATCCTTCATCATATTGATCTGTATAGGATTTACTCTACAAATTCAAGCCCAAAACAATAAATGCTTAAATGAAATAAATAATCAGGTTTGGTCAAATTTCACTAAAGCTTTTGAAACTTTTGATCATGAGTTATTTGGAAGCTTACATTCAGAAGAACTTGTACGTGTTGGAGGTAACTCAAAATTACTTCGAAACAAAACCGATTATATAAATGGTTATGCTAATCGTTGGACTAATAGCAAAAGCCCTCAAACAATATCTTTTAGGTTTTTAGAGCGTATTTGTAATGATAATAAAGCATCAGAACGAGGAATATATAAACTTACAGTAAATTATGGCTTACCCAATGAACAGTCTTACTATGGCAAGTTTCATGTCATTATGATAAAAGAAGCAAATCAATGGAAATTACTAGTTGATTATGATTCTAACGAAAGTAATACTATTACAAAGCAATCATACCAAAATGCTTTTGTCATTGATGATTTCGAAAAATATTAA